The Lycium ferocissimum isolate CSIRO_LF1 chromosome 1, AGI_CSIRO_Lferr_CH_V1, whole genome shotgun sequence genome includes a region encoding these proteins:
- the LOC132054608 gene encoding E3 ubiquitin-protein ligase At1g63170-like isoform X3, protein MDVISEEPTRENPTDRFPLLMEQAQSHKWKEYVINIEQRGDPSSSGSTGNNSPHYLETLNTEDRPSNHRSPSLSNGPNSQSSSITTRREGFGRRWSPVNTLLWISIELVFTLGQIVAAVVVLSLSTHEKPRTPLFAWVVGYTAGCTASLPLLYWRYLHRYQVPDQRSAQLRQGSPQVNSTTEPNSYITISLTRSDEEDGRNRSTDIWTRQSNPRLGSLLDYVKMALDCFFAIWFVVGNIWIFGGHSSASDAPNLYRLCIVFLIFSCIGYAMPFILCAMICCCLPCIISILGVREDMYGMRGATEESINALPTHKFRIKKNGNDNAGDGNSGGDQRGYIAAGTEKECAISGEDAVHYVVIEEKPHHPRICSSQGVCSGYGLYFFFLFLFSYNN, encoded by the exons ATGGATGTAATCTCTGAGGAACCAACTCGAGAGAACCCAACAGACAGATTTCCTTTGCTCATGGAACAAGCACAAAGTCACAAGTGGAAAGAATATGTTATTAATATTGAACAAAGAGGTGATCCTTCGTCATCCGGCTCAACTGGCAACAATTCTCCTCACTACTTGGAAACGCTCAACACTGAAGACAGACCATCAAATCACCGATCCCCTTCTTTATCCAATGGACCAAATTCTCAAAGCTCTTCTATCACAACAAGAAGGGAGGGTTTTGGTCGTCGTTGGAGCCCTGTTAATACTCTGTTGTGGATTTCGATTGAGCTCGTATTCACCTTAGGACAAATTGTTGCAGCTGTTGTTGTTTTGTCCTTGTCTACGCATGAAAAACCCCGAACCCCATTATTTGCATGGGTTGTGGGTTATACAGCTGGTTGTACAGCAAGCCTTCCACTTCTGTACTGGCGTTATCTTCATCGTTATCAAGTCCCTGATCAGAGGTCAGCTCAACTGCGTCAAGGTTCACCCCAGGTCAATTCCACAACAGAACCAAATTCTTACATAACTATCTCTTTAACTCGCTCAGATGAGGAGGATGGCCGTAACAGATCTACAGACATTTGGACTAGGCAAAGCAATCCAAG GCTAGGTTCACTGTTGGATTATGTCAAGATGGCCTTGGATTGCTTCTTTGCAATCTGGTTTGTTGTTGGCAATATTTGGATCTTTGGAGGACACTCATCTGCTTCTGATGCTCCTAATTTGTACAG ATTATGTATAGTTTTTCTTATCTTTAGTTGCATTGGGTATGCTATGCCTTTCATCCTCTGCGCAATGATATGCTGTTGCCTTCCTTGTATAATTTCAATCCTCGGTGTTCGTGAGGATATGTATGGAATGAGAGGGGCAACAGAAGAATCCATCAATGCTCTTCCTACACACAAGTTTAGgatcaagaaaaatggaaatgacAATGCTGGAGATGGAAATTCAGGAGGGGATCAACGTGGTTATATAGCTGCAGGAACAGAGAAGGAATGTGCCATTTCAGGGGAAGATGCG